AGCCAGAAAAAATAGATGCAAAGTACTTAAAAAGATTTGAAGAATTTAATGAATTTCAAAATCTGACTAATCAAGATAACAGTACACCCGAAAATAATGAAATAATTGAATACACAGTCAAGACTCCAGAAGAAGTGATTGAATCTGCACATCAGAGTATGAAGAAAACATTAGCAGATGAATTACTTGATAAAATTCGTAATATTGAACCAGCTTTTTTTGAAAGATTGGTAGTTGAACTACTCGTAAAAATGGGTTATGGCGGTTCCATGAAAGATGCTGGAAAGGCTATTGGTAAATCGGGAGATGAAGGAATTGATGGTACCATTAAGGAAGATAAATTAGGTTTAGATATTATTTATATTCAAGCAAAAAGATGGAAGGATGGAAATACTGTTGGTAGGCCTGAAATACAGAAATTCGTGGGTGCACTAGCAGGTCAAGGCGCAAAAAAAGGAATCTTTATTACAGCTTCCTCTTTTTCAAAAGAAGCTCTTGAATATACACCGAAAAATGAAACTAAAATAATTTTAATAGATGGAATACA
This window of the Candidatus Delongbacteria bacterium genome carries:
- a CDS encoding restriction endonuclease; translation: MSNIPDYQTVMLPILKITQDNKEHSFREVIEILAQKYNLSDDDRKELLPSGTQPIFDNRVGWAKTYLKKAGLIDYPKRAYINITERGKSILEEKPEKIDAKYLKRFEEFNEFQNLTNQDNSTPENNEIIEYTVKTPEEVIESAHQSMKKTLADELLDKIRNIEPAFFERLVVELLVKMGYGGSMKDAGKAIGKSGDEGIDGTIKEDKLGLDIIYIQAKRWKDGNTVGRPEIQKFVGALAGQGAKKGIFITASSFSKEALEYTPKNETKIILIDGIQLANLMIEYNLGVSIQQTYEIKKLDSDYFGDE